The Bacillus carboniphilus genome contains a region encoding:
- a CDS encoding YncE family protein: protein MSILYTTGPIDNTNLFLSNIEIRVRNTDPSNSASVSVRLLDESSSPEALIHSNSFTVDASRTESELYSVAALSSFLIEVEIDLANRSEVITATAIQPTVTVFNGSSEFNQFIRLMVSRPELLQDIDYPITPQLNIFLPDIINCEGQISGDVSFNGVPQAGVDVSFTSTTSGVSFVPNPATTDMSGNYVTSVAVPNPTTEIAITGSATVDGQNVQSVGITEVVCFLLYVTNFESNDVSVIDAITNMVVNTITGINTPTGVATNSVTNLVYVASDVFFMLSVIDASTNLITNTIPAGINVEQFGVAVNENENLIYLANNGGAANTVTIVDGTSNVIIDTVTVPSAAKGVAVDQQRNLTYVTSEFSGIVSVIDGDNGFVITATVTVGGSPRDLAVNESTNKIYVTGTGGPSNNLVSVISGGSFVVTATISVGNSPVGIALNEENNLIYVTNQGPNYVAVIDGNLDVVTATISVGEFPTAITLIEDSNVIYVINQFDNNVSVIDGDTNIVTSTITVGGSPRDITFL from the coding sequence ATGTCTATTTTATATACGACGGGACCAATCGATAACACGAATCTTTTTTTAAGTAATATCGAAATCCGTGTGCGAAATACGGATCCGTCAAACAGTGCGAGTGTATCCGTAAGACTTTTAGACGAAAGTAGTTCACCGGAAGCACTTATTCACTCGAATTCATTTACAGTCGATGCAAGCAGAACCGAGAGTGAATTGTATAGTGTAGCTGCTTTATCTTCGTTTTTAATTGAGGTAGAGATCGATTTAGCCAATCGAAGCGAGGTGATCACAGCGACTGCCATTCAACCAACAGTGACGGTATTTAACGGATCGAGCGAGTTTAATCAATTCATTCGTTTAATGGTATCTAGACCAGAGCTTTTGCAAGATATAGACTATCCGATCACTCCGCAATTGAATATATTTTTACCAGATATAATTAATTGTGAAGGACAAATATCTGGGGATGTCTCGTTTAACGGTGTACCACAAGCGGGTGTTGATGTTAGTTTTACGTCCACTACCTCGGGTGTTTCGTTCGTGCCAAATCCGGCCACAACCGATATGAGCGGGAATTATGTGACAAGTGTAGCCGTGCCAAATCCTACGACAGAAATCGCAATTACTGGAAGTGCTACCGTGGATGGACAAAACGTGCAGTCGGTTGGGATAACGGAAGTGGTATGCTTCTTATTATATGTTACGAATTTTGAATCTAATGATGTTTCTGTTATAGATGCAATTACAAATATGGTCGTTAATACAATTACAGGAATAAATACTCCTACTGGAGTTGCTACTAATTCAGTAACGAACTTAGTATACGTAGCTAGTGATGTTTTTTTCATGTTATCTGTCATTGATGCTTCAACCAATCTCATTACCAATACAATCCCAGCTGGAATAAATGTGGAACAATTTGGAGTTGCTGTTAACGAAAACGAAAATTTAATTTATTTAGCGAATAATGGTGGTGCCGCAAACACCGTAACCATTGTTGATGGGACATCTAATGTAATTATTGATACGGTTACCGTCCCTTCCGCTGCAAAAGGTGTTGCGGTTGATCAACAAAGAAATCTAACTTACGTTACATCCGAATTTTCAGGAATCGTATCTGTTATTGATGGTGACAATGGTTTCGTTATCACAGCAACTGTCACGGTGGGGGGATCTCCTAGAGACTTAGCAGTCAATGAATCGACAAATAAAATTTATGTGACAGGTACAGGTGGACCATCTAATAATTTGGTTTCCGTTATTAGCGGAGGTTCATTTGTCGTAACTGCTACAATTTCAGTAGGTAATTCACCCGTAGGAATTGCTTTAAATGAAGAAAATAACCTCATCTATGTTACTAATCAAGGGCCCAATTATGTCGCAGTTATCGATGGAAACCTAGATGTAGTAACTGCGACAATAAGTGTTGGGGAGTTCCCAACAGCAATAACCCTCATTGAAGACTCAAATGTCATATATGTTATCAATCAATTTGACAACAATGTCTCAGTGATCGACGGTGATACAAATATAGTGACATCAACGATTACGGTTGGAGGTAGCCCAAGAGATATCACATTTCTTTAG
- a CDS encoding YncE family protein, whose amino-acid sequence MNLSILFTSGPIDNTNFILGNVEVRVRNTDPSNSASVTVRLLDESLSPEALIDSDSFIVNASRTESELYSVAALSSFLIEVEIDLANRSDVITATAVQPTVTAFNGSSEFDQFIRLMVSSPEVLQDINYPVTPQLNLILPETAICSMASIMGDVSLNNIPQAGIDISFTADTSGVSFMPNPATTDMNGEYVTSIVVTSPKGPTNTAITASATVDGQSVQSVGVTEVECLPFEIYVTNNGSNDVSVIDTVTNMVVDTITGITNPTGIAANSLTDLVYVANNNSFLSVIDGTTNVIINTITAGINVIQFGVDVNESENLIFLANNGGPANTVTIVDGTSNVIIDTVTVTPQANGVAVDQQRNLTYVTSAFTGFVSVIDGDNGFVITATITVGGSPRGLEVNESTNTIYVALSSFPLVSVIDGDSFLLTSTISVGIVPLDVALNENTNLIYVTNQGSGNISVIDGNLDVVTATITVGIGSGLSAITLIEDSNTIYVANTNSNNVSVIDGDTNMVITTITVGGSPLDITFL is encoded by the coding sequence GTGAATTTGTCCATTTTATTTACAAGCGGACCGATCGATAACACAAATTTTATTTTAGGTAATGTTGAAGTCCGCGTCCGCAATACGGATCCATCAAACAGTGCAAGTGTAACTGTAAGACTTTTAGACGAAAGCCTTTCACCAGAGGCACTTATTGACTCGGATTCATTTATAGTCAATGCAAGCAGAACCGAAAGTGAATTGTATAGTGTAGCTGCTTTATCTTCGTTTTTAATCGAGGTGGAGATCGATTTAGCCAATCGAAGCGATGTGATTACCGCCACTGCCGTTCAACCAACAGTGACCGCATTTAACGGATCAAGTGAGTTTGATCAATTCATTCGTTTAATGGTATCAAGCCCGGAGGTCTTACAGGATATCAATTATCCGGTGACTCCGCAACTTAATCTGATCTTACCTGAAACAGCCATTTGTTCAATGGCGTCAATTATGGGTGATGTCTCGTTAAATAATATCCCTCAAGCTGGAATTGACATTAGTTTTACTGCTGACACGTCGGGTGTTTCGTTTATGCCAAATCCAGCAACTACGGATATGAATGGTGAGTATGTAACGAGTATAGTTGTGACCTCGCCGAAAGGACCGACAAATACCGCTATTACTGCAAGTGCTACTGTGGATGGGCAAAGCGTTCAGTCTGTTGGGGTGACGGAAGTTGAATGTCTACCCTTTGAAATATATGTTACGAATAATGGTTCTAATGATGTTTCTGTTATCGATACAGTTACAAATATGGTGGTTGATACGATTACGGGAATCACAAACCCTACTGGGATTGCCGCAAACTCGTTAACAGACTTAGTATATGTTGCGAATAATAATTCCTTCCTATCTGTTATTGATGGCACAACAAATGTCATTATTAACACAATCACAGCTGGAATAAATGTAATCCAATTTGGAGTTGACGTTAATGAAAGTGAAAACTTAATTTTTTTAGCGAATAATGGTGGTCCTGCAAACACCGTAACCATTGTTGACGGAACATCTAATGTAATTATTGATACTGTTACCGTAACACCTCAAGCCAACGGTGTTGCGGTTGATCAACAAAGAAACCTAACTTACGTCACATCTGCATTTACAGGATTCGTATCCGTCATTGATGGTGATAATGGGTTCGTCATTACGGCAACTATCACGGTGGGTGGTTCTCCTCGAGGTTTAGAAGTCAATGAATCGACAAATACAATTTATGTTGCTTTAAGTTCTTTTCCTCTAGTATCTGTTATTGACGGAGATTCATTTTTACTGACTTCTACCATTTCTGTGGGTATCGTTCCTTTAGATGTTGCATTAAATGAAAATACCAACCTTATTTATGTTACTAATCAAGGGAGTGGTAATATTTCGGTTATCGATGGAAACCTAGATGTAGTAACTGCGACCATTACCGTCGGAATTGGGAGCGGCCTATCAGCAATAACCCTTATTGAAGACTCTAATACTATTTATGTGGCTAATACGAATAGTAACAATGTTTCAGTTATTGACGGCGATACCAATATGGTTATCACAACGATTACAGTAGGAGGTAGTCCGTTAGATATTACGTTTCTTTAA
- a CDS encoding YncE family protein yields the protein MSILFTSGPIDNTNFFLGNVEVRVRNTDPSNSASVTVRLLDESLSPEALIDSDSFIVNASRTESELYSVAALSSFLIEVEIDLANRSDVITATAVQPTVTTFNGSSDFDQFIRLMVSSPEVLQDINYPVTPQLNLILPETAICSMASIMGDVSLNNIPQAGIDVSFTADTSGVSFMPNPATTDMNGEYVTSIVVTSPKGPTNTAVTASATVDGQSVQSVGVTEVECLPFEIYVTNNGSNDVSVIDTVTNMVVDTITGITNPTGIATNSLTDLVYVANNSSFLSVIDGTTNVIINTITIGIFVSEYGVAVNESENLIYLANNGGSANTVIIVDGTSNVITDTVSVTSAAIGVAVDQQRNLTYVTSEGSGVVSVIDGDNGFVITATFTVGGSPQGLAVNESTNKVYVAGTGVASDVVSVIDGGSFVLTSTISVGSLPLDVALNENTNLIYVTNQGSENVSVIDGNLDVVTATITVGGNGLIAITLIEDSNTIYVANANSNNVSVIDGDTNMVITTITVGITPRDITFL from the coding sequence ATGTCCATTTTATTTACAAGCGGACCGATCGATAACACAAATTTTTTTTTAGGTAATGTTGAAGTCCGCGTCCGCAATACGGATCCATCAAACAGTGCAAGTGTAACTGTAAGACTTTTAGACGAAAGCCTTTCACCAGAGGCACTTATTGACTCGGATTCATTTATAGTCAATGCAAGCAGAACCGAAAGTGAATTGTATAGTGTAGCTGCTTTATCTTCGTTTTTAATCGAGGTGGAGATCGATTTAGCCAATCGAAGCGATGTGATTACCGCCACTGCCGTTCAACCAACAGTGACCACATTTAACGGATCGAGCGATTTTGATCAATTCATTCGTTTAATGGTATCGAGCCCGGAGGTCTTACAGGATATCAATTATCCGGTGACTCCGCAACTTAATCTGATCTTACCTGAAACAGCCATTTGTTCAATGGCGTCAATTATGGGTGATGTCTCGTTAAATAATATCCCTCAAGCTGGGATTGACGTTAGTTTTACTGCTGACACGTCGGGTGTTTCGTTTATGCCAAATCCAGCAACTACGGATATGAATGGTGAGTATGTAACGAGTATAGTTGTGACCTCGCCGAAAGGACCGACAAATACCGCTGTTACTGCAAGTGCTACTGTGGATGGGCAAAGCGTTCAGTCTGTTGGGGTGACAGAAGTTGAATGTTTACCCTTTGAAATATATGTTACGAATAATGGTTCTAATGATGTTTCTGTTATCGATACAGTTACAAATATGGTGGTTGATACGATTACGGGAATCACAAACCCTACTGGGATTGCCACAAACTCGTTAACAGACTTAGTATATGTTGCGAATAATAGTTCCTTCCTATCTGTTATTGATGGCACAACAAATGTCATTATTAACACAATCACAATTGGAATATTTGTCTCAGAATACGGAGTTGCTGTTAATGAAAGTGAAAACTTAATCTATTTAGCGAATAATGGTGGTTCGGCAAATACGGTCATTATTGTTGATGGAACATCTAATGTAATCACTGATACTGTTTCTGTAACTTCAGCCGCAATAGGTGTTGCGGTTGATCAACAAAGAAATCTAACTTACGTCACATCTGAAGGTTCAGGTGTCGTATCTGTTATTGATGGTGATAATGGGTTCGTCATTACGGCAACTTTCACGGTGGGTGGTTCTCCTCAAGGTTTAGCAGTCAATGAATCGACAAATAAAGTCTATGTGGCTGGTACAGGTGTAGCCAGTGACGTGGTTTCTGTAATTGACGGAGGTTCATTTGTACTGACTTCTACCATTTCTGTGGGTAGCCTTCCTTTAGATGTTGCGTTAAATGAAAATACCAACCTTATTTATGTTACTAATCAAGGGAGTGAAAATGTTTCGGTTATCGATGGAAACTTAGATGTAGTAACTGCGACTATTACTGTTGGTGGAAATGGGCTAATAGCAATAACCCTTATTGAAGACTCTAATACTATTTATGTGGCTAATGCGAATAGTAACAATGTCTCTGTCATCGACGGTGATACAAATATGGTTATCACAACAATTACAGTAGGAATTACTCCGAGAGATATTACGTTTCTTTAA
- a CDS encoding YncE family protein, whose product MAVQFTTAPIDNQNNNIILVEIRIRNTDPSNQMQVVAKLFDEGSSTESLVSSTAFVVNSSSTESVSLITATLTSFLIEIEVVLENRSDDITVTAAHPTITIFGNSIEFIQFIRTLVSNPNILQEIEYPITPQLNLFLPDKIDCGGTISGDLTLGGVPQPGIDVMLSASVTGVSFTPNPSVTDMNGDFVTTVTVPKPTFLQNSLFSASTQFNGNNIQTQSITEVECGVLLYVTGGGEVSVVDGNSRMIIDTVSIEEVSVQDIGVSRSTAQLYVPYSSGSSTTGISVIDLLTNTLNTSVTFPSGQRFGIDVNKLLNNVYVSQSSGVNAIEVIDPQLNQIIDTITISNGGNVPFGVAVNDITQSVYVAADNVIILIDANTNNITDTIGTAGNYLGIAVSQNLNKIYAKEFSNNIAVIDGAINEIVMTITVGAPGTGATSPLAVSENTDQLYVSNGGDDTVSIVDVTNDIIIKTLSVGNSPAGIAVSETLDQVFVVNYQENTVSVIDAITNNIIDTITGFMTAGNAGVIAISESC is encoded by the coding sequence ATGGCTGTTCAGTTTACAACAGCACCTATTGATAATCAAAACAATAATATTATATTGGTAGAAATACGTATTCGTAATACGGATCCCTCCAATCAAATGCAAGTAGTAGCAAAACTGTTTGATGAAGGATCATCAACTGAATCATTAGTTAGTTCAACAGCATTTGTAGTGAACTCAAGCAGTACTGAAAGCGTATCATTAATTACTGCCACATTGACCTCATTTTTGATTGAAATAGAAGTTGTTTTAGAAAATCGAAGTGATGATATTACCGTTACAGCAGCTCATCCTACCATCACTATATTTGGAAATTCAATTGAATTTATTCAGTTTATTCGTACACTGGTATCGAATCCAAATATATTACAAGAGATTGAATATCCCATTACTCCTCAATTAAATTTATTTTTACCAGATAAAATTGACTGTGGAGGAACAATTTCAGGAGATTTAACACTTGGTGGGGTACCTCAACCAGGGATTGATGTCATGCTATCAGCGAGTGTGACAGGTGTTTCGTTTACACCAAATCCATCTGTAACAGATATGAATGGGGATTTTGTAACGACGGTAACAGTACCAAAACCCACTTTTCTTCAAAATTCGCTTTTTTCGGCTTCAACGCAATTTAACGGGAATAATATTCAAACTCAATCGATAACAGAGGTAGAGTGTGGTGTCCTTTTATATGTGACAGGAGGAGGAGAAGTTTCTGTTGTTGACGGAAATAGCAGAATGATTATTGACACAGTCTCAATCGAAGAGGTTAGCGTACAGGATATAGGGGTTAGTCGTAGTACGGCTCAATTGTATGTCCCATATAGTAGTGGTTCGTCTACTACAGGCATTTCTGTCATTGATCTTCTTACAAATACATTAAATACTAGCGTTACTTTTCCCTCTGGCCAAAGGTTCGGAATTGATGTGAATAAATTGTTAAATAATGTGTATGTTAGTCAATCATCAGGTGTAAATGCTATTGAAGTCATTGATCCACAGTTAAATCAAATAATAGATACCATTACTATTTCTAATGGGGGAAATGTTCCATTTGGTGTAGCCGTGAATGATATAACTCAATCAGTCTATGTTGCTGCAGACAATGTTATTATCCTTATAGATGCAAATACAAACAATATTACGGATACGATTGGTACTGCAGGTAATTATCTTGGTATTGCTGTTAGTCAAAATCTAAACAAAATTTATGCGAAAGAATTCTCTAACAATATAGCGGTTATTGATGGAGCTATTAATGAAATAGTCATGACTATCACAGTAGGGGCACCTGGAACAGGAGCAACTTCTCCTCTTGCTGTTAGTGAGAATACAGACCAATTATATGTATCTAATGGAGGTGACGACACCGTTTCAATCGTAGATGTGACAAACGATATCATTATTAAAACCTTGTCAGTTGGGAATAGCCCCGCTGGAATTGCTGTTAGTGAGACATTGGACCAAGTATTTGTAGTTAACTACCAGGAGAACACTGTATCTGTTATTGATGCGATAACGAATAACATTATTGATACGATAACAGGTTTTATGACAGCTGGTAATGCTGGTGTCATCGCCATAAGCGAATCTTGTTAA
- a CDS encoding YncE family protein, whose product MNLSILFTSGPIDNTNLNLNSVEIRIRNVDPTNSANVNVRLFNENSSPESLNQSISLTVNANSTESVLYSVASLSSFLIEVEVDLENRSNITAITSVQPTVTLFDIISNQFVQFVRLFVSSPELSQDVNYPVTPQVNLFLPEKINCKYKISGDVTINQVPQSGIDVSLTSDVAGVSFSPNPTTTDLNGEYVTTVTAVDPTVTQDAAIFATAQVSGSNSSTIGITEVVCGILLYVTGGTVVSVVDGTTRSIIDTITVFNADSVAIANSNEFNQLYVGYAGGTSEVTVIDTLTNSISTTLNIEDDDTRGIAVNTNTNQVYISFDNLGEITIFDEEQNVFITTFSVGTLPRGIAVNETTNKVYVASNNNITVIDGQTNAITNTLTPSGLLTNIAVSENINKVYVTSDGPDRVYILDGVTDNILETITGINISATSGVAVSENTNQVYFASDPNNIGVIDAISNVITDTISVGSSPAGIAVSETTDQVFVVNSGENTVSIIDATTNMIVGTISGFLDPFVLAISESC is encoded by the coding sequence GTGAATTTGTCCATTTTATTTACAAGCGGACCGATCGATAACACAAATTTAAACTTAAATAGTGTTGAAATCCGCATACGGAATGTGGACCCAACCAATAGTGCGAATGTAAATGTAAGATTGTTTAATGAAAATAGTTCACCTGAATCTCTTAATCAATCAATTTCATTGACAGTAAATGCAAATAGTACCGAAAGTGTTTTATATAGTGTAGCATCGTTATCATCTTTTTTAATCGAGGTCGAGGTCGATTTAGAAAATAGAAGTAATATTACGGCAATCACTTCCGTACAACCAACGGTTACTTTGTTTGATATTATTAGCAATCAATTTGTTCAATTTGTACGCTTGTTTGTATCCAGTCCCGAGCTTTCACAGGACGTTAATTACCCTGTAACACCTCAAGTTAATCTGTTTTTACCGGAAAAAATCAACTGTAAGTATAAGATTTCTGGCGATGTTACAATCAATCAAGTACCTCAGTCAGGTATTGACGTATCTTTGACTTCGGATGTAGCAGGTGTATCTTTCTCACCTAATCCTACTACAACGGACTTGAACGGGGAATATGTAACAACTGTTACCGCTGTTGATCCAACCGTTACGCAAGACGCAGCTATTTTTGCAACCGCACAAGTAAGCGGAAGTAACTCTAGTACAATAGGAATTACTGAAGTGGTTTGTGGTATTCTCCTTTATGTGACCGGTGGAACAGTTGTCTCTGTAGTAGATGGGACGACTCGTTCAATTATTGACACGATCACCGTTTTTAATGCAGATTCAGTAGCTATTGCTAATAGTAATGAATTCAATCAATTATATGTTGGTTATGCTGGTGGAACTTCTGAGGTCACTGTCATAGATACTTTAACTAACTCTATTTCAACTACTCTTAACATTGAAGATGATGATACAAGAGGAATCGCTGTCAACACTAACACGAATCAAGTGTATATAAGTTTTGATAATTTGGGTGAAATCACTATTTTCGATGAAGAACAAAATGTATTTATTACAACGTTTTCAGTAGGAACGCTTCCCAGAGGAATTGCCGTCAATGAAACTACTAATAAAGTGTATGTAGCTAGTAATAATAATATCACGGTCATTGATGGCCAAACAAATGCGATAACTAACACATTGACACCTTCAGGCTTGTTAACGAATATAGCCGTTAGTGAAAATATAAATAAGGTTTATGTAACTAGTGATGGACCAGACAGAGTATATATTTTAGATGGAGTTACCGACAATATCTTAGAAACAATAACGGGTATTAATATTAGCGCCACCTCAGGTGTAGCCGTCAGCGAAAACACGAATCAAGTATATTTTGCTTCTGATCCAAATAATATTGGAGTAATAGATGCTATATCTAATGTGATTACGGATACAATTAGTGTCGGCAGTTCTCCAGCTGGTATTGCGGTTAGCGAAACGACAGATCAAGTATTTGTTGTTAATTCGGGAGAAAACACGGTCTCAATTATCGACGCAACAACTAATATGATAGTTGGCACTATTAGTGGATTTTTAGATCCTTTTGTTTTAGCAATTAGCGAATCTTGTTAA